One Deltaproteobacteria bacterium genomic region harbors:
- a CDS encoding helix-turn-helix domain-containing protein, giving the protein MMIRSDSDLNESQERLADLKRQIQKIRKELAARGLDEKAISIATAPQESMADDIAWEVNLYNALKLGDIAAIPDYTPAERGKALIGLRIIKGWTQRQLAEALGVSEAVVSRDERNEYHGISMEKYGKILKALGFEEHPRFEVVTSEQTQALVIPFPRMIEAAASFIAPPSLNLSLTKKG; this is encoded by the coding sequence ATGATGATTCGCAGTGACAGTGATTTAAATGAGAGCCAAGAAAGATTAGCCGATCTTAAAAGGCAAATACAAAAAATTCGTAAAGAGCTTGCAGCACGTGGCCTAGATGAAAAAGCAATTAGTATTGCCACTGCTCCACAGGAATCAATGGCCGATGATATTGCATGGGAGGTAAATTTATATAACGCATTAAAGTTAGGTGATATCGCGGCTATACCTGACTATACACCAGCAGAGCGTGGCAAGGCTTTAATTGGACTACGTATCATTAAGGGATGGACACAACGACAATTAGCAGAGGCATTAGGAGTATCTGAAGCCGTAGTGTCTCGTGATGAACGTAATGAATACCATGGCATTTCAATGGAAAAGTACGGAAAAATTCTCAAAGCATTGGGTTTTGAAGAACATCCACGTTTTGAGGTTGTTACATCAGAACAGACACAAGCTTTGGTAATACCTTTTCCAAGAATGATTGAAGCTGCGGCTTCATTTATAGCGCCACCATCTCTCAACTTATCATTAACAAAAAAAGGTTGA